The sequence ATCAACTTtgctgtaaatttaaaaaatgccaatttgTATATTTAATATAAGTTTTTCAGGGTGATTAGCAGCCCGGAAATTAAGGACaaactcgggaattttatttagtatcggagacatttttttccagtacaaaatctacttttttactattttatttcttCCTTATTGTTTAGTTGAGAATCAGAGAGAAACTGGTTGAAAGATATTACAATTTCTCTATAAACTGAATCAGAATGCAGGCGTTTTCGCAATTTTATAAGAAGATATTGAACAAAAATAGTGCAAATTGTAATGTTTTATTCAGATTTTAACCAAATCTAATATAATAAACGCTTCACAAAGTTGATACAAAAAGTCGGAGCAACTTAAAGACATGTCATCTGTATGAAAATCATACTTCTACATTTCTTACAgtagaaaaaatattgataatattgtCCGATTTGATATTTTACCTTTAAAATGATTCCAAGGATATTGAAAAAGGGTTATTATATtcgattttatataaattttagaaaaacatttaaatttgcacTACTTTcgcaatatcttttgaaaattttctcgaaatgactttatattagaatctttaatataaaattccgATGGCTTTCAacctatttaagaaaaaagattttgacTCTTCTTAATCTGTGATTAAGAATAAGTTTGGCACGtgtaaaagaataattcttttctttacaagataaatattttataagtatattATGGGAGAATTCCCATTTCTATAGCTCTCTATACTTTGATTTGTGAcaaatgacaaaaataaatttttaaattgctcgaGAGGAAAAATGTGACCGGGAAAAAACCCATGAATTTGAAATTGCCTGATCACTAGACACCctgatttttactaattttaaaaagatcattattatacattgtttttatttttttaattatatttaatgaacttaattatacaagaaaaaatataaaaagcatttatgTGATTATAGAACGGCCCTAAGTAGGTCGGATCGGgattttactgttcataatcagCTACAGGcaacaatttctaattaatttaaatgttttttttatagaaatattcagCATTACACTCTTCAGAACAGCATAAAGtctgatttggtaatttaattctGTGtacttcattatttaaataaataaaacgtcaaaattggatattttaccaatattattttttttttctgtaaagaaaaacatcaaaatatattttactacgtctttggtagaaaatgtatcttctttagtcgaaaattataatatttgattcaaacttcaagcattttcttgaaaattcgtcatttgtggtagaatattaatattcttggtgaaaaattcgcctttctagttgaaaataattttttttttttaatttaaatataatgaattttgttgaaaatcttcatttttgcatagaaaattaatcttctcagctaaaaattgattttttttgttaaagattcctaatttatattcaaaattcatttttttgttaaaaatttaactattttgttgctaattctttttttcatgatttataattcattttttaacagaaaatttaactactccatgttttgttgaaaaattatcttatttggtTAGAGATTCATTTCATTGGCTAAAATTGtagattttcttataaaaattcgtgttttctttgttgaaaattaatttgtctaaattaaaatttaactactcgatgtttggttgaagatttgtttttattaactgaaaatttaaccattttattgaaaattcgtttcttttacggtttaaaatttatttttgattgcaaattttcgattgaagattcataattatagctgaaaattaatttctttggttatcaatttaacttttttgttgaaaattcgtgttttttggtagaataataatattattggcgaaaaatgtatttttttttattgtaaatgcaattctttggataaaaagtcaactatttagttaagaattaattttttttattgaacattcattatggttgaaaattcatttcttttgttaaaaattgcttttttaggttaaatattcttaattttaactgaaaatttatttctttgattacaaattttactactttgatgaaatgtcttttttcacggataaaaattaaaatttttaactgaaagtttaactaccccgtgtttagttgaaaatgtatcttcattAGTTGACAAGTCTACTTTTTGGAtgacaattcatttcttttgttgaaaatttaactatttggttcaaaataaatatatttttttaaattgaagatacatcattgtagttaaaaatttatttctttgcttaaaaattgaactattttgatgtcaattctttttttcgtagattattattttctttactgaaaatttaactactccgtgcttggttgaaaatgtatcttgtttagttgaaaatgtcacttatgtatttgaaaatttatgcattttgttgaaaaatcgtcttttgtggtacaatattaatcttctttgtgaaATTAACTTCCTTGGtggaaggtttaactattttgttgaaaattcgtttgaaacgaatgaaaattataatttttttactgcaaatataatatattttgttgaaaatctgtctttttaaattaaaattaaacttcttgtttgtacattctttttttgtttatttaaatacttcattatttaattgaaaattcatgttttttgctaaaacccatattttttggtagacaattaatctttctggttgaaaatgtatctttttggttgagcataatttctttattaaaaaatttaacctaaaagaaaaagttataacaGTCAGAGAAAATTCGGGAAATTAGAAATTGGTATTTGTGACAACCTTGCTTTTaaatgtgggtccggatgcaataagggcacataaaattttttcgtgcaaaaacgaagtcccctggaggctttagaaaaaattttcgaattttaattttcaaaagatNNNNNNNNNNNNNNNNNNNNNNNNNNNNNNNNNNNNNNNNNNNNNNNNNNNNNNNNNNNNNNNNNNNNNNNNNNNNNNNNNNNNNNNNNNNNNNNNNNNNttgaaaattaaaattcgaaaattttttctaaagcctccaggggacttcgttttcgcacgaaaaaattttatgtgcccttattgcatccggacccacaaataGGGCACCTAACTTCGATTGCTCTAATTATGTACAGTAAATTTCCGATTTAGCCCACTGTGGGTCtcaaataagtaaaataataaaaaaaactattatttttgtatgatattaaagcttatttaaaattaaatactgcaAGTACTTACTTGCGAGCCATTCCTAAGCCGGCTTTAATGATCCCATCTAATCGCATGGAAGGAACAgttttacttacaattttttcaaagggTTCAAGAGGTTCAACTGTTTCATCTTCCTCGTCATCTTCAAAGACTTCGTTCTAGACGTGCGTGATAAAaagtatcttcgtagaaagttaaACAGTAAGCCtctcttcattatttaaaaataattacgtaCCTGCTGTTGTTTTTCAGaatgcttcttttttttaaaccttttgactGTGTATGGATTAGGAGTTGGATTTTGAAATAAGAAGTTTCGTTTGCCATCAACCGTATTTGATACATTACATTGTAACGTttggaaagattttttataaatactaatGAAATTCCTATGAGTAAAGTTACATATAAACCTTCTACTCAACATTTTAATTGTCGTATAATTAGACGAATAAGACTTGAAACATGTTTATCATACTTTTAGCATTCGAAATAGGGTTATGGATTCCGTATATTTTTTGACTATCAGCTGCTAGCGTCGTCTGCTTGTTATTAGGGATTTCAAGTTGTGATGTCACATGGCAAGATGGCTGCATGCCGAAGATCAAGCAATTAATTGCATGGgacgaatctttttaaaatatcttggcaTAAAAGGAATTTTAGGCATTAATTcgaattttggttaaattatagaatagctggtaccTACCTTTATTTcctggaaatttcttttttccaaaattaaactattggaacatgaaattgaagtaaattccaAGCGATTCGTTAAAAGAAAGCATAATTATAACGTATCAAATAtgggtctaccaaaaatttgaatttgccgtATTCAACTTACTGTTTAAGTCCTTTTACAACTCCTAGCAAGGTGAAAAGTTCTAAATAAGTgtaatttgaactttaatttacaTATCTTTACATATTTTGCTGTTTGTTTTGTTCATATATaaccattttacttaaaaaaaacagttgctaCAGTTGTTAAAGAAAGAGTCTTTTCAAATTCTGTAAAGCACCTCGACCccttttccactttttaaaaaaatacaaatgaaatttttataattgtttatattgatgaaaataattcacaaaatatgtttcattttattaaaagagaataaaaaaattcgtatatATACTCTTTTTCCCAACAAGAATGTCTAAAAACACTTTAATGGTAAGTTGAAtagggaaaattcaaatttttggtagacccaTACTTGACCCgttataataatacaattaacaataattttaatgctttcttttaacaaatcgcttcgaatttacttcaatttcatgttcaaatactttgattttgtaaaaaaacatttttccatgaaataaagggtggtaccagctattctataatctaacccgaattttttaaatccattcaataaaataataaaattgttagaaacaaaaaatgattgattttattgttgaataggaaaaaatttatatccaaataCACAAAtcgagaaaaatcatttttatccgaCCACAAAACAAGGGCGTACAGCTATTTCGCCTCGTGAAAATAACCATCTTTTAAGCCCTGGATACACTTTTGCCCCACCCAGTTGGtgttattgcttggccctcagcATGCAggcatcttgccagctgacgtcataATGTCAAATACTTCATTGCACATGTCAActaaagtttaagtttttattagatATAGGTTGGCAACCCTGGAGCAGTACGGAATTCCCCTAAATATTATCCTTGAAGtgccattttttgtaaattacgcaggaagaaagtaaaataaaaaatgtagtttttctcgaaaacttttcaaatggatttttagtggaaaaatataatttgagaaGATTAATgggacattttttcagaaaaattaaacataaatgcTACAGAAAATAATCATAAGATGTTTTTGTAAAAGTATCGATGAGTAACTTGAAAATATCACAaaaagaagtttcttgaaaaattaatttaggagcTATTCAAAAACTCCGCCACGCTACCAAAGGAGGCGGGCGGTAACCGGAACTGTAAAAATTTATGATtagcgagggggggggggggattaacgCAGAATGGGACATCacatataaatgtgaataaattttttttgaaaggcttgaatgaagaaaaaaaatagtgattttattttacaagtaaatcaTCGAAATAAAGAATTCACAATCTTTCCCTACCCAGTGgtcacaacatttggcgacgtctttacgacatcgttacgacatctttacgaaaactttacgacatcctatgtccatgttgttaaggtgtctttacgatatcgcaaagacaccgaaacgacatggacgtaggatgtcgtatGCCTACTGGTAATTCCCCACTTTTACCCTTTTTTAAAAGCATTCCACTTTTCctttctgttttcaagaaaatttcacattttccttttttttgtttaaatgtgaactgaattaatacatAGAATCCAATAGGACATTCCaatcaattttggttgaaagttatttttttttttaactgaaaaggctACTATTGTATTTTGGTTCAGAACTGATCTCTCCTGTTTAAGAACCCTACTATCAGGACAACGaattacttattttttgaaaattagatttttctggtagaaaatgaagtttttaactaaaaataaacctAATGATGGAGTCGTCACTCACTCTACTAGATGCACAGATAGATCCCTGATTGACCTTACgttaaaatgatcaaaaagaCCCTTATTTACGAATAGCttgatcattttttcgaaatcctttttagtttttgtttacatcatttttaaaacaatttaattatttatttaaaaatatatataaagttgtTTCTAGCACCTCTGAGCAAAAATGAAACTGTCTTGCTTCCTGCGCTTTTACCGGTTTtcagaaggaaattaaaaaagaacataaaCTTAAATAACTAAAAGTGTGAAACGAAATTGCACGAGAAggctaaaaaattatgtaaaaaatagtttttaaaacacATATACTCAAGATAGTCAAAACGTGTAACATATTTTCGCAAAAGCAGTTAAGTGGAGTATATTTCCAAATACTAGTGTAGTCGTCTCATAAGAGACAGCCTTATAACAAAGGCAAAAAGAGAATGAGAAAAGAAGTGACAACAAAATCAGTTCGCtctcttttctttattatttatccgTCGTTTTTGTGTATGCTACCACGGTCGAAGATGTATCAAGGCCAATTTAGATCTCCCCAGCAggaattatttataggaaaactaAAGTTTTGATTAATCGAAAGGCAGGTTAATTAAATTGGCAtaatgcataaaaataaaaaataaaagccattATGTTTGCGGTTTTTACCATAAAAATCAAAGTTGcaatatttttatgatatttttactttgaattcctaattttttaatattaatcacaATAAGACGTTTCCAAGTTGAAAcctgaacattgcagttcaccctgaagaagtgaactgcaatgttcacgaaacgtcggcaaaattcctaattttttacacaattggaacccgaaatatctttttatcaattttggattatgttttTGTACATATTCACGCAGGTAATTgatattttacagtatttaattctcaaaatttatttatttagatagcttttgtttttaaaattatgaatttcaactaaactgattgaaattggaaaaatgtgtataaaaagaCGCATTAATAATGTGGTGTTTTTTTCTCATATGTTTTTATCtgctctttttttactttttttataactgtCTCTAATTAGACAATTACACTGGTTTGCTTGagaattaaactagtttgtttttgttgttaaccgcagtttttaaattatcaaccactAGACTTTTCGACGAGAATCCATTTTTTCGCTTCAATTCtactgctttttatttataatcgtaatatttttgttgttgaaaaagcaatttttttcgattgataattcaactacttgattgaaagttaaacttctttattaagaattcatttcactggtttaaaattcatcactttagttgaaaattcaactattttgttaaaaatttacttcaattgttgaaaattaaactgttaatgaaaatctttctggataaaaattcaactatttgcttgaaaattcatgtttccaaatcaaaaattcaactagtggTGTAAAATCAAGTATtgtgttgaaatattaattattttgagaaaaatttaacctttttcttaagtcatcttttttgttaaaaaattcaactggtttgaaaatccgtatttttggactgtaaattcatattttttgttaaaaaagttctaggttgaaaattcagatgtCTTCTATGAAAATGGTTTGTTTGGATTAAAGATTctaatacttggttgaaaatagaaatgtttgcgattgaagtgaaatattttttatttgaatattcgacTATTAGAAAATCcgtttggaattttgaaaattcaagtatatgcttaaaaattcgtctctttttcttgaaagttcaacagttcgactttttatcttgaaaactacaatttttgttttgaaaattcatctcttttggtagaaaattaatctttttttggttgaaaattcattcattaatttgatttagaagaattttttctcctattatttttctatttttgtaacaaaatccaCCTATTTTCTCTTCTTTAAAGAACATTTTGTACTGTGAATTCTGTCAAAGTATCTTcttagacgaattaaaaaaaatatagcacCTTGAATACTCTTTGAAAACAAGTATGTGAagcagataaaaaatatttggtgttcttgacaatttaaaattataagtgaaaggaagaaatagCGTACTTAGCAGAAGGGAGGCTGTGGGGTGCagcaatgtaatttttttaaagataaatataattttatctatCGGGCGTAAACTTTCATTTAGCGGGCGTAAATTTTTATGTAGCGGTTGTAAAGTTTTATGTAACGGGCGTAAAGTTTCCTGTCGGCCCGGCGGCGCGGGCGTGGAGCGCATGTGCGAATGTCGCATGTGTAGTAAGCGGCCACCATGATAATaggagctctctttttctaattatttattattatgcgacgaaatgttaacaggaatatcgatacaataatttttaaataaataatttaaatcgattacaatttttcttcgcgtaatatttcattttttccgttgtagcctgctttacaacctTTTGCAAtgacaagaaatgtaatttttcataaacattataaaattttaatgacagaaattgaaaaatttcatcgtgaacttcgacaatttttcaatacattttttttatctttcgtgtaagatttatttattaggtacTAAAACTGggacttggcgaaacaaagtgccgattctgggacAAGCATCGGTGGACCGAACCGAACATCGGTTGGGCCGATTTAAATTGTTGAGTATATACATGTGATACTGTACATTAGCAGCGTGTAAGCGAAGCACGCGCGCTCCGACTGCGAGTCGGAACGCGCGACACACGGACGCACACACANNNNNNNNNNNNNNNNNNNNNNNNNNNNNNNNNNNNNNNNNNNNNNNNNNNNNNNNNNNNNNNNNNNNNNNNNNNNNNNNNNNNNNNNNNNNNNNNNNNNCAAGGAACTTGACTTGGGCGCAAGCGGCAGCGGCCGACTCGCGCCTCGCGCTCTTGGTCCTCAGCTCTCGTCCGAGGCGGCACGCGGTGCCGAAGCGCATGGTGCACCCttgtaattttatattactaagtataataaatattcttttctaaCACCAACCACGGCCTCCTTTTATTTCAAcataaataaaacatggtttgctgtGATacaagtgacacttggcccagtaatgtaccgtcactggaccagactttggctgatcctcgtgaaacatggttccccgtactaaaagtgatacttggcgcaataaagttccgatactgggccaagcatcggtggaggatcggcaaatataattAGCCAATAtgggctgccagcactggctcaacactgggccgattaaagtGCCGTGTATTCAGCTCTGGCATTTCGCACTTGGGTAATTCCAAGGAAAGTATGTGAAGTTATATTATATCAATAAATGTTGCCTTATGCGCAAAGATTTATTTCCTGAACTCCATTTCACCACTTAAATGCagatcataatttttgttcataatGAGAGAATTTCTAGtatgtgtatttaaaaataaaatatattaaatttgtttaatagatTTTACTTGAAGCGATTTTTAGtaaagcttcaatttttttagatataataaaaaaaaattttttgaaaaaaaaagtttttttctcaaaattgtctATTCCAAATTGTATAACCTTTCGTCAACCTTTCATGAGAGTATTTTTGAGCAAGTCTTTTCAATTAATAACTTTATATTTTACAGTCCGAGACAAGATTGTAGTTAGACCAATTTATCAGGATGTGTGTGTGGGAGGAGGGGGAGGGGTAACACATCAGGACCGGTTACGGCCTTGGTCCGAGGTAAgaaattctaacattttcaaGGAAAGTATATAAACTTGATAGTATCAATCAAATCTATTATCTGTctccagaaaaatgaaaaaaaattatctacaatctCCTACTCTTTACTCACATGGCAATTTTTAattctgttcgtaagtagaatatattaccaaattaattaaatgccgaaatattttacatcaagatatcaaatatattgaaaaattaatttttcgaaaagcaTTTACTTCGAAACAGTTAAACTTATGTTATCATTGTATACATGTGTATTATCTTGttgggtatttaaaaataattaagtatttaTCGAAAGTAGTGTcttattaattgttattaattattacttatcatttttgtaaaaactgttAGAATTCAGGCTTattatgtttaactttttttgtcataaatataAGTAAGTCAAtacaaaatcaaatattttctagtGAAAAGCTGAAATACCTGCACTGGGGCTGTCCATTTGGGTGTCCCAattattttttctcgaattttcatgcatacattttgtaaattttttcaaaaatcgttaaTAATAGAAGAATTGTATCGAAcctgaatatttattttcacaattagccatataATAGGAATTAAAATTCGCTTTATAAATATCACAGCAACAAGTCTGTTTTAT is a genomic window of Belonocnema kinseyi isolate 2016_QV_RU_SX_M_011 chromosome 8, B_treatae_v1, whole genome shotgun sequence containing:
- the LOC117178179 gene encoding mitochondrial transcription rescue factor 1 yields the protein MLSRRFICNFTHRNFISIYKKSFQTLQCNVSNTVDGKRNFLFQNPTPNPYTVKRFKKKKHSEKQQQNEVFEDDEEDETVEPLEPFEKIVSKTVPSMRLDGIIKAGLGMARNKVDLAFYESKVRVNGKKILKKSTEVHEGDEIDILVGKSPDNPDFLVVHRVKIVSSNFAASGCKVNIIRDKSLVIAEYKDRSRE